From Mercenaria mercenaria strain notata chromosome 17, MADL_Memer_1, whole genome shotgun sequence, the proteins below share one genomic window:
- the LOC128550392 gene encoding uncharacterized protein LOC128550392 isoform X3: MSVFPFVIWILLELLITKELYALQCELGTYHRYRKDGRERCKKCTLCNAGEGWNTSVEITVDAEHGYLECYRCVECLKGFYRPIHSASQTCYKCQLDCKRLNRYGSVSCGYDSPGHCGDCMSGFKAESRVPNDICFKTDVRAQTTEMNVPTSSRPQTPWPLDAAQIVLLILGSATTVVVIVITLTVLICRWFKKCGTGPALSSEEGLLAADKSSPVSKCDIDTDGPQPVPERADKSSPVSKCDIDTDGPQPVPERAELWSSNECDIIMAKVEFSNSHHVVDRAVGRDDETLSVIATTISGKNVPKFFDYLQIHRCKTDPEEELWERGKITYSNFILNVLVEWTKSAHPFPNLAWLCDALQTASFHEVVEQILALKENQIVVND; the protein is encoded by the exons ATGTCTGTGTTCCCGTTTGTCATTTGGATTCTGTTAGAACTGTTGATAACAAAGGAATTGTATGCGCTACAATGTGAGCTAGGCACGTACCACAGATACAGAAAGGATGGAAGAGAAAGATGCAAGAAATGCACACTGTGCAATGCAGGAGAAGGCTGGAATACCAGC GTTGAGATAACTGTTGATGCTGAGCACGGTTATTTGGAGTGTTATCGGTGCGTTGAGTGTCTGAAAGGGTTTTACAGGCCAATACATTCAGCTTCTCAGACATGCTATAAATGTCAGTTAGACTGTAAGCGTTTAAACAGATATGGGTCGGTATCATGTGGGTATGATTCGCCTGGGCATTGCGGAGACTGTATGTCAGG gtTTAAAGCAGAGAGTCGGGTACCAAACGATATTTGTTTCAAGACAG ATGTTAGGGCCCAGACCACGGAAATGAACGTGCCAACATCATCCAGACCACAGACACCCTGGCCCTTGGACGCTGCACAGATAGTCCTACTTATCCTTGGCTCGGCTACTACGGTTGTAGTGATAGTTATTACACTTACAGTTCTCATCTGCCGCTGGTTCAAAAAATGTGGAACTGGACCAGCACTTTCAT CGGAAGAAGGTCTCCTTGCTGCTGATAAATCTTCCCCTGTatcaaagtgtgacattgacacCGACGGTCCTCAACCTGTCCCGGAAAGAGCTGATAAATCTTCCCCTGTatcaaagtgtgacattgacacCGACGGTCCTCAAC CTGTCCCGGAAAGAGCTGAATTATGGTCGAGTAATGAATGTG ATATTATAATGGCAAAGGTAGAATTCTCAAATTCTCATCATGTTGTTGATCGTGCTGTTGGCAGAGATGATGAAACGCTTTCCGTGATCGCCACAACGATAAGTGGTAAAAACGTTCCAAAATTCTTTGATTACCTTCAAATACACAGATGCAAAACAGACCCGGAGGAAGAATTGTGGGAACGAGGAAAGATAACATACTCTAATTTCATTCTTAATGTACTAGTAGAATGGACAAAGTCAGCTCACCCGTTCCCAAATCTAGCATGGCTATGTGATGCTTTACAGACAGCATCCTTCCATGAAGTTGTTGAACAAATCCTTGCTCTGAAAGAAAATCAAATTGTTGTTAACGACTAA
- the LOC128550392 gene encoding uncharacterized protein LOC128550392 isoform X1 — MSVFPFVIWILLELLITKELYALQCELGTYHRYRKDGRERCKKCTLCNAGEGWNTSVEITVDAEHGYLECYRCVECLKGFYRPIHSASQTCYKCQLDCKRLNRYGSVSCGYDSPGHCGDCMSGFKAESRVPNDICFKTDVRAQTTEMNVPTSSRPQTPWPLDAAQIVLLILGSATTVVVIVITLTVLICRWFKKCGTGPALSSEEGLLAADKSSPVSKCDIDTDGPQPVPERADKSSPVSKCDIDTDGPQPVPERADKSSPVSKCDIDTDSPQPVPERAELWSSNECDIIMAKVEFSNSHHVVDRAVGRDDETLSVIATTISGKNVPKFFDYLQIHRCKTDPEEELWERGKITYSNFILNVLVEWTKSAHPFPNLAWLCDALQTASFHEVVEQILALKENQIVVND; from the exons ATGTCTGTGTTCCCGTTTGTCATTTGGATTCTGTTAGAACTGTTGATAACAAAGGAATTGTATGCGCTACAATGTGAGCTAGGCACGTACCACAGATACAGAAAGGATGGAAGAGAAAGATGCAAGAAATGCACACTGTGCAATGCAGGAGAAGGCTGGAATACCAGC GTTGAGATAACTGTTGATGCTGAGCACGGTTATTTGGAGTGTTATCGGTGCGTTGAGTGTCTGAAAGGGTTTTACAGGCCAATACATTCAGCTTCTCAGACATGCTATAAATGTCAGTTAGACTGTAAGCGTTTAAACAGATATGGGTCGGTATCATGTGGGTATGATTCGCCTGGGCATTGCGGAGACTGTATGTCAGG gtTTAAAGCAGAGAGTCGGGTACCAAACGATATTTGTTTCAAGACAG ATGTTAGGGCCCAGACCACGGAAATGAACGTGCCAACATCATCCAGACCACAGACACCCTGGCCCTTGGACGCTGCACAGATAGTCCTACTTATCCTTGGCTCGGCTACTACGGTTGTAGTGATAGTTATTACACTTACAGTTCTCATCTGCCGCTGGTTCAAAAAATGTGGAACTGGACCAGCACTTTCAT CGGAAGAAGGTCTCCTTGCTGCTGATAAATCTTCCCCTGTatcaaagtgtgacattgacacCGACGGTCCTCAACCTGTCCCGGAAAGAGCTGATAAATCTTCCCCTGTatcaaagtgtgacattgacacCGACGGTCCTCAACCTGTCCCGGAAAGAGCTGATAAATCTTCCCCTGTatcaaagtgtgacattgacacCGACAGTCCTCAACCTGTCCCGGAAAGAGCTGAATTATGGTCGAGTAATGAATGTG ATATTATAATGGCAAAGGTAGAATTCTCAAATTCTCATCATGTTGTTGATCGTGCTGTTGGCAGAGATGATGAAACGCTTTCCGTGATCGCCACAACGATAAGTGGTAAAAACGTTCCAAAATTCTTTGATTACCTTCAAATACACAGATGCAAAACAGACCCGGAGGAAGAATTGTGGGAACGAGGAAAGATAACATACTCTAATTTCATTCTTAATGTACTAGTAGAATGGACAAAGTCAGCTCACCCGTTCCCAAATCTAGCATGGCTATGTGATGCTTTACAGACAGCATCCTTCCATGAAGTTGTTGAACAAATCCTTGCTCTGAAAGAAAATCAAATTGTTGTTAACGACTAA
- the LOC128550392 gene encoding uncharacterized protein LOC128550392 isoform X4 → MSVFPFVIWILLELLITKELYALQCELGTYHRYRKDGRERCKKCTLCNAGEGWNTSVEITVDAEHGYLECYRCVECLKGFYRPIHSASQTCYKCQLDCKRLNRYGSVSCGYDSPGHCGDCMSGFKAESRVPNDICFKTDVRAQTTEMNVPTSSRPQTPWPLDAAQIVLLILGSATTVVVIVITLTVLICRWFKKCGTGPALSSEEGLLAADKSSPVSKCDIDTDKSSPVSKCDIDTDGPQPVPERAELWSSNECDIIMAKVEFSNSHHVVDRAVGRDDETLSVIATTISGKNVPKFFDYLQIHRCKTDPEEELWERGKITYSNFILNVLVEWTKSAHPFPNLAWLCDALQTASFHEVVEQILALKENQIVVND, encoded by the exons ATGTCTGTGTTCCCGTTTGTCATTTGGATTCTGTTAGAACTGTTGATAACAAAGGAATTGTATGCGCTACAATGTGAGCTAGGCACGTACCACAGATACAGAAAGGATGGAAGAGAAAGATGCAAGAAATGCACACTGTGCAATGCAGGAGAAGGCTGGAATACCAGC GTTGAGATAACTGTTGATGCTGAGCACGGTTATTTGGAGTGTTATCGGTGCGTTGAGTGTCTGAAAGGGTTTTACAGGCCAATACATTCAGCTTCTCAGACATGCTATAAATGTCAGTTAGACTGTAAGCGTTTAAACAGATATGGGTCGGTATCATGTGGGTATGATTCGCCTGGGCATTGCGGAGACTGTATGTCAGG gtTTAAAGCAGAGAGTCGGGTACCAAACGATATTTGTTTCAAGACAG ATGTTAGGGCCCAGACCACGGAAATGAACGTGCCAACATCATCCAGACCACAGACACCCTGGCCCTTGGACGCTGCACAGATAGTCCTACTTATCCTTGGCTCGGCTACTACGGTTGTAGTGATAGTTATTACACTTACAGTTCTCATCTGCCGCTGGTTCAAAAAATGTGGAACTGGACCAGCACTTTCAT CGGAAGAAGGTCTCCTTGCTGCTGATAAATCTTCCCCTGTatcaaagtgtgacattgacac TGATAAATCTTCCCCTGTatcaaagtgtgacattgacacCGACGGTCCTCAAC CTGTCCCGGAAAGAGCTGAATTATGGTCGAGTAATGAATGTG ATATTATAATGGCAAAGGTAGAATTCTCAAATTCTCATCATGTTGTTGATCGTGCTGTTGGCAGAGATGATGAAACGCTTTCCGTGATCGCCACAACGATAAGTGGTAAAAACGTTCCAAAATTCTTTGATTACCTTCAAATACACAGATGCAAAACAGACCCGGAGGAAGAATTGTGGGAACGAGGAAAGATAACATACTCTAATTTCATTCTTAATGTACTAGTAGAATGGACAAAGTCAGCTCACCCGTTCCCAAATCTAGCATGGCTATGTGATGCTTTACAGACAGCATCCTTCCATGAAGTTGTTGAACAAATCCTTGCTCTGAAAGAAAATCAAATTGTTGTTAACGACTAA
- the LOC128550392 gene encoding uncharacterized protein LOC128550392 isoform X2: protein MSVFPFVIWILLELLITKELYALQCELGTYHRYRKDGRERCKKCTLCNAGEGWNTSVEITVDAEHGYLECYRCVECLKGFYRPIHSASQTCYKCQLDCKRLNRYGSVSCGYDSPGHCGDCMSGFKAESRVPNDICFKTDVRAQTTEMNVPTSSRPQTPWPLDAAQIVLLILGSATTVVVIVITLTVLICRWFKKCGTGPALSSEEGLLAADKSSPVSKCDIDTDKSSPVSKCDIDTDGPQPVPERADKSSPVSKCDIDTDSPQPVPERAELWSSNECDIIMAKVEFSNSHHVVDRAVGRDDETLSVIATTISGKNVPKFFDYLQIHRCKTDPEEELWERGKITYSNFILNVLVEWTKSAHPFPNLAWLCDALQTASFHEVVEQILALKENQIVVND from the exons ATGTCTGTGTTCCCGTTTGTCATTTGGATTCTGTTAGAACTGTTGATAACAAAGGAATTGTATGCGCTACAATGTGAGCTAGGCACGTACCACAGATACAGAAAGGATGGAAGAGAAAGATGCAAGAAATGCACACTGTGCAATGCAGGAGAAGGCTGGAATACCAGC GTTGAGATAACTGTTGATGCTGAGCACGGTTATTTGGAGTGTTATCGGTGCGTTGAGTGTCTGAAAGGGTTTTACAGGCCAATACATTCAGCTTCTCAGACATGCTATAAATGTCAGTTAGACTGTAAGCGTTTAAACAGATATGGGTCGGTATCATGTGGGTATGATTCGCCTGGGCATTGCGGAGACTGTATGTCAGG gtTTAAAGCAGAGAGTCGGGTACCAAACGATATTTGTTTCAAGACAG ATGTTAGGGCCCAGACCACGGAAATGAACGTGCCAACATCATCCAGACCACAGACACCCTGGCCCTTGGACGCTGCACAGATAGTCCTACTTATCCTTGGCTCGGCTACTACGGTTGTAGTGATAGTTATTACACTTACAGTTCTCATCTGCCGCTGGTTCAAAAAATGTGGAACTGGACCAGCACTTTCAT CGGAAGAAGGTCTCCTTGCTGCTGATAAATCTTCCCCTGTatcaaagtgtgacattgacac TGATAAATCTTCCCCTGTatcaaagtgtgacattgacacCGACGGTCCTCAACCTGTCCCGGAAAGAGCTGATAAATCTTCCCCTGTatcaaagtgtgacattgacacCGACAGTCCTCAACCTGTCCCGGAAAGAGCTGAATTATGGTCGAGTAATGAATGTG ATATTATAATGGCAAAGGTAGAATTCTCAAATTCTCATCATGTTGTTGATCGTGCTGTTGGCAGAGATGATGAAACGCTTTCCGTGATCGCCACAACGATAAGTGGTAAAAACGTTCCAAAATTCTTTGATTACCTTCAAATACACAGATGCAAAACAGACCCGGAGGAAGAATTGTGGGAACGAGGAAAGATAACATACTCTAATTTCATTCTTAATGTACTAGTAGAATGGACAAAGTCAGCTCACCCGTTCCCAAATCTAGCATGGCTATGTGATGCTTTACAGACAGCATCCTTCCATGAAGTTGTTGAACAAATCCTTGCTCTGAAAGAAAATCAAATTGTTGTTAACGACTAA
- the LOC128549945 gene encoding amyloid beta A4 precursor protein-binding family B member 1-interacting protein-like encodes MYGNIEYDLFMQLPNISIGEDIIKRIMFTDNYDLGGSFEWEDEEFDIKGEEERLEILDCDEDTTIKDKYLQNSTLVIRVTPFPREQTNKNTPCETPWEVEAQCLVKIKCFNSENPCPPRYRDLGNNTQRVYGAEASNPQGLRPTTVGQDVLPTYEEDIGACQPLFTKPGTYPGTSGHSGHVLSGAPVYQLVGTTPTTPPPWMPQTGVPPTGSIETTSPGYPPSMALPVPVPWRPPPANPTYQGPKTSFPDPWQPLSSMPSVGGPRCLFAVTAVHGGLPSGTAPPWHPPPAAQTVGDASHTTPAHWYPLPWNQASGGPPQVTQSSWGQPPGMPGVTAYADNQYHPSPHTPCKLGHVWDPTGWYMPLVCGNYPHTQRHFGSY; translated from the coding sequence ATGTATGGCAACATAGAGTATGATCTGTTCATGCAATTGCCTAACATCAGCATTGGGGAGGATATTATCAAGAGGATAATGTTCACTGACAATTATGATTTGGGTGGTTCATTTGAGTGGGAAGATGAGGAATTTGATATTAAGGGGGAAGAGGAAAGGTTAGAGATTTTAGACTGTGATGAAGACACTACAATCAAAGACAAATACTTACAAAACTCTACCCTCGTAATTAGGGTTACACCCTTCCCCAGGGAGCAAACAAACAAGAACACCCCTTGTGAAACACCATGGGAGGTGGAGGCCCAATGTCTCGTCAAGATTAAGTGTTTCAATAGCGAAAATCCCTGTCCACCTAGGTATAGGGACCTAGGGAATAATACTCAAAGGGTTTATGGTGCTGAAGCGTCCAATCCCCAGGGGCTACGTCCAACCACCGTTGGCCAGGATGTCCTTCCTACATATGAGGAGGACATTGGCGCTTGCCAACCCTTGTTTACTAAACCTGGTACCTACCCAGGCACCTCGGGACACAGCGGTCATGTCCTGTCTGGAGCACCAGTATATCAATTGGTGGGTACAACACCCACTACACCCCCACCTTGGATGCCACAGACCGGGGTACCGCCCACGGGGTCAATTGAAACTACTTCACCAGGGTACCCACCATCTATGGCACTGCCAGTTCCCGTACCTTGGCGGCCTCCACCAGCAAACCCAACCTATCAGGGACCAAAGACAAGCTTCCCAGACCCCTGGCAACCTCTAAGTTCAATGCCATCAGTTGGGGGTCCACGGTGCTTATTTGCAGTGACAGCCGTGCATGGAGGCTTACCCTCTGGTACTGCTCCTCCTTGGCACCCTCCACCTGCAGCACAAACTGTGGGGGACGCTTCCCACACTACCCCCGCACACTGGTATCCTTTACCTTGGAATCAGGCTAGTGGGGGTCCACCACAGGTAACACAATCCAGTTGGGGACAACCCCCCGGGATGCCGGGGGTAACCGCCTATGCAGATAACCAATACCACCCAAGCCCTCATACACCATGTAAATTGGGTCATGTTTGGGATCCTACCGGGTGGTACATGCCACTTGTGTGTGGGAACTACCCCCATACACAGCGTCACTTTGGTTCTTATTGA